One Synechococcus sp. JA-2-3B'a(2-13) genomic window carries:
- a CDS encoding biotin--[acetyl-CoA-carboxylase] ligase yields MLSPSRLGSQAGRWGRHLLQVAVTDSTNRLLLDWGRRFPQPLPVGTVLVSTRQRAGQGQHGRVWHSQPGGLYLSVWLGSPPLHYSLLELTLALGWGIAGRLRQNLGIPLRLKWPNDLVVVDEQRPDSLLKLGGILVQSRFGGSGQLLGLVAGVGVNVNNPVPIGAITLAQILGSPLHRSLDCTEIAGWVLQGMEQGFHVWLQGGFAPVRSEYEAWMVRPQIQFQWPETSPTILGLAEDGRMRVQTRGERHWQQQPSILTLTPDQVRLSYHMPAGDSL; encoded by the coding sequence ATGCTTTCTCCCTCGCGGCTGGGATCCCAGGCGGGCCGGTGGGGCCGCCATCTGCTGCAAGTGGCGGTGACCGATTCCACCAATCGGCTGCTCTTGGACTGGGGCCGTCGGTTCCCACAGCCGCTGCCAGTGGGCACAGTTTTGGTCAGCACCCGCCAACGGGCTGGGCAAGGTCAACATGGGCGGGTGTGGCACTCGCAGCCGGGGGGACTATACCTGTCCGTTTGGCTGGGATCCCCGCCTTTGCATTACTCGCTGCTGGAACTGACCCTGGCCTTGGGCTGGGGCATTGCGGGCCGTTTACGGCAAAACCTTGGGATCCCGCTGCGGCTGAAATGGCCCAACGATTTGGTGGTGGTGGACGAGCAGCGCCCGGATTCTCTGCTCAAGCTGGGGGGGATCCTGGTGCAAAGCCGCTTTGGGGGGAGCGGGCAACTGCTGGGGTTGGTGGCCGGTGTGGGGGTGAATGTCAACAACCCCGTTCCCATTGGGGCAATCACCTTAGCCCAAATTTTGGGATCCCCTCTGCACCGCTCACTCGACTGCACCGAGATTGCCGGCTGGGTTCTGCAGGGGATGGAGCAGGGATTCCACGTCTGGTTGCAAGGGGGATTTGCCCCCGTTCGCTCAGAGTACGAAGCCTGGATGGTTAGGCCACAAATTCAATTTCAATGGCCGGAAACAAGCCCCACGATCTTGGGCCTTGCCGAGGATGGGAGGATGCGAGTACAAACACGGGGGGAGCGACATTGGCAACAGCAGCCATCCATTCTGACGCTTACACCCGACCAAGTTCGCTTGAGCTATCACATGCCGGCGGGCGATAGCCTGTAA
- a CDS encoding M23 family metallopeptidase: MAARLFSPRARRLRFWLKLGLALLWFYPTALLAQTQPTPLPPPPVVEPALDTPGAAALLLDGAIPLREGSPATLEAETRTETVMGREIVIEPQKNHDRVPHAQPESGVPVVLMERSSGRRIILAPGQEIRIEDPSQPQAPEPGTPTLPELAVGEERLLYPLPHPVPITSGFGMRIHPIRGEPEFHAGVDLGASMGTPILASLSGKVVTSGSLGGLGITVVLEHAGGRRTRYGHMSEVAVTPGEVVERGSVIGYVGATGAVTGPHLHFELWKRAVGQGWVVLDATDDLKVAVAQLPG, from the coding sequence ATGGCAGCGCGCCTTTTCTCCCCCCGAGCTCGGCGGCTGCGCTTTTGGCTGAAGCTGGGGCTGGCTCTGCTCTGGTTTTATCCCACTGCTCTGCTGGCCCAAACCCAACCAACCCCTTTGCCCCCGCCGCCTGTGGTGGAACCGGCCCTAGACACGCCTGGGGCGGCAGCCCTGCTGCTGGATGGAGCCATTCCTTTACGAGAGGGCAGCCCTGCGACCCTTGAGGCAGAAACCCGCACAGAGACGGTCATGGGCCGTGAGATTGTGATTGAGCCCCAGAAGAACCATGACCGGGTTCCCCATGCTCAGCCTGAAAGTGGGGTGCCGGTGGTGCTGATGGAACGCAGCTCCGGTCGCCGCATCATCCTCGCCCCTGGCCAAGAGATTCGCATTGAGGATCCCAGCCAGCCCCAAGCTCCTGAACCGGGAACGCCGACGTTGCCTGAACTGGCCGTAGGTGAAGAACGACTGCTCTATCCCTTACCTCACCCGGTGCCGATCACTTCTGGATTTGGCATGCGAATTCACCCCATCCGCGGAGAGCCAGAGTTTCATGCCGGGGTGGATTTGGGGGCCAGCATGGGCACGCCGATCCTGGCCTCTTTAAGCGGCAAGGTGGTCACTTCGGGATCCCTGGGGGGTCTAGGGATCACCGTTGTGCTGGAGCATGCCGGCGGTCGGCGCACTCGCTATGGCCACATGTCCGAAGTTGCTGTAACACCGGGGGAAGTGGTAGAGCGGGGATCCGTCATCGGCTACGTGGGGGCGACCGGAGCGGTAACTGGGCCGCACCTCCACTTTGAGCTGTGGAAGCGGGCGGTGGGGCAAGGTTGGGTGGTTCTGGACGCCACAGATGATCTGAAGGTTGCTGTTGCCCAGCTGCCGGGTTAG
- a CDS encoding glycosyltransferase family 9 protein produces MQVASRAVGGTAPLAPRLLALVPGGIGDQILFFPTLASLRQRFPEAELEVVVEPRAAAAYEVCPSVSRVLTFPFKEQLSLGDLSDLLGRIRERQYDGVLSLGRSLGVKLLLWLTGIPKRVGYAPPGPGRPWLTDPVPLKPAQYAAQMYHDLVQGFGIAAPAGLPQIRLKKADLEWAEQERKRLLGDAAQDYVLLHPGASQLSQEKGIQKIYPSANWVKVIKGFREQRPELPLVLVVGPEDEQLAEGFLAQLPELPVSRPVRLGQLAALIGGATLLLCADSAPMHLAVAVQTPLVALFGPTDPLRLLPSEGPFRAVKGADGKVESIAPEQILQVIFPA; encoded by the coding sequence ATGCAGGTGGCTTCTCGAGCAGTTGGCGGCACAGCGCCTTTGGCCCCCCGCCTTTTGGCTTTGGTGCCGGGCGGGATTGGTGACCAGATTTTGTTTTTTCCCACCTTGGCCAGTTTGCGGCAGCGCTTTCCTGAGGCGGAGCTGGAGGTGGTTGTGGAGCCGCGGGCGGCGGCTGCCTACGAGGTTTGTCCTTCGGTGAGTCGGGTGCTGACTTTTCCGTTCAAAGAACAGCTGTCGTTGGGGGATCTCAGCGACCTGCTGGGGCGCATTCGGGAGCGGCAGTATGACGGGGTGCTGAGCCTGGGCCGAAGCTTGGGGGTCAAGCTGTTGTTGTGGCTGACCGGCATTCCCAAGCGGGTGGGCTATGCGCCGCCGGGGCCGGGGCGACCTTGGCTGACCGACCCGGTGCCCCTGAAGCCGGCCCAGTATGCGGCCCAGATGTACCACGACCTGGTGCAGGGGTTTGGCATTGCTGCGCCGGCGGGGTTGCCCCAGATTCGTCTGAAAAAAGCAGACCTGGAGTGGGCAGAGCAGGAACGCAAGCGCCTTTTGGGGGATGCCGCTCAAGATTATGTGCTGTTGCATCCGGGGGCCAGCCAGCTGTCGCAGGAGAAGGGAATTCAGAAGATCTATCCCTCTGCCAACTGGGTCAAGGTCATCAAGGGTTTTCGGGAGCAGCGGCCGGAGCTGCCGTTGGTGCTGGTGGTGGGGCCAGAGGATGAGCAGCTGGCGGAGGGCTTTCTGGCGCAACTGCCGGAGCTGCCGGTGAGCCGTCCTGTCCGGCTGGGGCAGCTGGCGGCCTTGATTGGTGGGGCAACGCTGCTGTTGTGCGCCGATAGCGCTCCCATGCATTTGGCGGTGGCGGTGCAGACGCCGCTGGTGGCGTTGTTTGGGCCCACCGACCCGCTGCGGTTGCTGCCTTCAGAGGGGCCGTTTCGGGCGGTCAAGGGGGCCGATGGGAAGGTGGAGTCGATTGCCCCCGAGCAAATTCTGCAGGTGATCTTTCCGGCCTAG
- a CDS encoding DegT/DnrJ/EryC1/StrS family aminotransferase — MTEEPIPLLDLTGQYRALAGLLQPQVEALLASGQYIGGAAVQRFEEQFAQFLGGGSLEAVGCNSGTDALVLALQALGIQAGDEVLTSAFSFFASAAAISRVGARPVFVDVDPCTFNLDPQLLERSISCRTKAVVVVHLFGQAANMTQILAIARRHGLAVVEDCAQAVGACWGGRPVGTWGEVGCFSFFPSKNLGAAGDGGAVVTRDPQLARRVRALREHGQTRPYHHEHLGLNSRLDALQAVILSVKLPHLREWNWRRQGIAECYHRLLQGIPGLMLPQVGVGGNSVWHQYTVRVVGSEPLDSRRRDDLQQGLKERGIGSRVYYPLPLPLQPVYRGLGYRRGDLPNAELCAAQVLSLPCFPELTTCQQERVAAAIAEILSEKTCP; from the coding sequence ATGACGGAGGAGCCGATTCCGCTGCTGGATTTGACGGGGCAGTACCGCGCTTTGGCCGGGCTGTTGCAGCCGCAGGTGGAAGCGCTGCTGGCCTCTGGCCAGTACATCGGCGGGGCGGCGGTGCAGCGCTTTGAGGAGCAGTTTGCCCAGTTTTTGGGGGGTGGCTCTTTGGAGGCCGTCGGCTGCAATTCCGGCACCGATGCCCTGGTGCTGGCTTTGCAGGCTTTGGGCATCCAGGCGGGGGATGAGGTGCTCACCAGTGCCTTCAGTTTTTTTGCCTCGGCTGCCGCCATCAGCCGGGTGGGGGCGCGTCCGGTGTTTGTGGATGTGGATCCGTGCACCTTTAACCTGGATCCGCAGCTGCTGGAAAGGAGCATCTCCTGCCGCACCAAGGCGGTGGTGGTGGTGCATTTGTTTGGGCAGGCGGCCAACATGACCCAGATTCTGGCTATTGCCCGGCGGCACGGCTTGGCGGTGGTGGAAGATTGTGCCCAGGCGGTGGGGGCCTGCTGGGGGGGCAGGCCGGTGGGCACTTGGGGGGAGGTGGGCTGCTTCAGCTTTTTTCCCAGCAAGAATCTGGGTGCGGCTGGGGATGGGGGGGCGGTGGTGACGCGGGATCCCCAACTGGCCAGGCGGGTGCGGGCTCTCAGGGAGCATGGGCAGACCCGTCCGTACCACCACGAGCATTTGGGTCTCAACAGTCGTTTGGATGCGCTGCAGGCGGTGATTCTCTCGGTGAAGCTGCCCCATCTGCGGGAGTGGAACTGGCGGCGGCAGGGGATTGCGGAGTGTTACCACCGCTTGCTGCAAGGGATCCCGGGCTTGATGTTGCCCCAGGTGGGGGTGGGGGGGAACTCGGTGTGGCACCAGTACACGGTGCGGGTGGTGGGTTCTGAGCCGTTGGATTCGCGGCGGCGGGACGATTTGCAGCAGGGTCTGAAGGAGCGGGGCATTGGCAGTCGGGTTTACTATCCTCTGCCGTTGCCGCTGCAGCCGGTGTACCGAGGGCTGGGCTACAGGCGGGGGGATCTGCCCAATGCCGAGCTATGTGCGGCTCAGGTGTTGTCTTTGCCGTGTTTTCCTGAGTTGACCACCTGTCAACAAGAGCGGGTGGCTGCGGCCATTGCTGAAATCCTCTCAGAAAAAACCTGCCCGTAG
- a CDS encoding DUF58 domain-containing protein translates to MVSIAAFNTGNNPLYLLLGMLLSLILISGTLSDITLKDLEVSRQLPSRIFAGQPVLVGLTLVNRKRRLPSFSLQVSERIEGLRREDWPSSYVLRVDPGAKVDTFYQQTFSRRGAWQLQGFEVATSFPFELFRKAVAIRDPQTVIVFPRLAPVQGLALWDQLSSGNQLRPQPGREGDYLSLRPYRPQDDVRSVHWKISAKRDQLIVRELERPRAQAITLCFENRWQPQKERPEIHRDKLERAVERCAGILFYLMREGYPVALVTLQERTPFGSDLAHQDHLLTVLARLTFVGDPQLSPPLEREPDPSVKFDLTPQDRCVLLAHPDQDGKSAPAHLIHTGSLLQFIPIE, encoded by the coding sequence TTGGTAAGTATTGCTGCTTTCAACACCGGCAACAATCCCCTGTACTTGTTGCTGGGGATGCTGCTCAGCCTCATCCTCATCAGCGGTACCCTCTCTGATATCACCCTCAAAGATCTGGAGGTCAGCCGGCAGTTGCCTAGCCGCATTTTCGCCGGCCAGCCTGTCTTGGTGGGTCTCACGCTGGTCAATCGCAAACGGCGCCTGCCCAGCTTCTCGTTGCAGGTGAGCGAACGCATTGAGGGGCTGAGGCGGGAAGATTGGCCTTCCAGCTATGTTTTGCGGGTGGATCCCGGTGCCAAGGTGGACACTTTTTATCAGCAGACTTTTTCAAGGCGGGGAGCCTGGCAGTTGCAAGGTTTTGAAGTTGCCACCAGCTTCCCATTTGAACTCTTCCGCAAGGCGGTGGCAATTAGGGATCCCCAAACGGTGATCGTGTTTCCGCGGCTCGCCCCGGTTCAAGGATTGGCGCTGTGGGATCAGCTCAGCAGCGGCAACCAATTGCGCCCCCAACCCGGTCGAGAGGGAGACTACCTGAGCTTACGGCCCTACCGCCCCCAGGACGATGTGCGCTCTGTCCATTGGAAGATCTCGGCCAAACGGGATCAACTAATCGTGCGGGAGTTGGAGCGTCCACGAGCCCAGGCCATCACCCTCTGTTTTGAAAACCGCTGGCAGCCCCAGAAAGAGAGGCCCGAGATCCATCGAGACAAGTTGGAGCGAGCTGTAGAGCGCTGTGCCGGGATCCTCTTCTACTTGATGCGAGAAGGTTACCCGGTAGCACTTGTTACGTTACAAGAGCGGACTCCTTTTGGGTCAGACCTGGCCCATCAAGATCACCTGCTGACCGTGTTGGCACGACTTACTTTTGTCGGGGATCCCCAGCTCAGCCCTCCACTGGAAAGAGAACCTGATCCCTCTGTCAAGTTTGACCTCACCCCTCAAGATCGCTGTGTGCTGCTGGCCCATCCCGACCAGGATGGAAAATCTGCCCCGGCCCATCTCATCCACACGGGATCGCTGTTGCAATTTATCCCAATTGAGTGA
- a CDS encoding patatin-like phospholipase family protein yields the protein MGKKLGLALGSGGARGWAHIGVIRALERAGISVDYIAGTSIGAFVGAIYAAGELDELEDFVRDLNWKMILSLFDVVFPTCGLLDGNKIYELLTEHLQELCIEEAGIPFCCVATDLITGQEVLLRSGKMADAVRASISIPGIFTPFYYEGRYLGDGGIVNPVPVRVVREMGADVVIAVNLNHVDPADVESQLEETEVEETLQRRQRLNAEGEVIEEETNFITRIRKRYQSLQQGIQEKISQWFPDEPSGPNIFDVIGKTLNVMEQIVTRSVLAEHPPDLPLQPKLSQYGIFDFHQADPIIQEGYRQMRRAIPELRQKLEQ from the coding sequence ATGGGCAAAAAACTGGGATTAGCACTGGGCAGCGGCGGAGCGAGGGGATGGGCTCATATTGGTGTGATTCGAGCTCTAGAGCGGGCTGGGATCTCCGTTGACTACATTGCTGGGACGAGCATTGGCGCTTTTGTGGGAGCCATTTATGCAGCAGGAGAACTGGATGAGCTGGAAGACTTTGTGCGAGATCTCAACTGGAAGATGATCCTGTCTTTGTTTGATGTGGTCTTTCCCACCTGTGGCCTGCTGGATGGCAACAAAATTTATGAGCTGCTGACAGAACATTTGCAAGAGCTGTGTATTGAAGAGGCCGGGATCCCCTTTTGCTGTGTGGCTACCGACTTGATCACAGGCCAGGAGGTGCTGTTGCGTTCGGGCAAAATGGCAGATGCCGTGCGGGCCAGCATCTCTATCCCAGGGATCTTTACACCCTTTTACTACGAAGGGCGCTATCTCGGAGATGGAGGCATTGTCAATCCGGTGCCGGTGCGAGTGGTGCGGGAGATGGGGGCCGATGTTGTCATCGCGGTCAATCTCAACCATGTGGATCCCGCGGATGTGGAGTCGCAACTGGAAGAAACAGAGGTGGAAGAAACCCTTCAACGGCGACAGCGCTTGAATGCTGAAGGAGAAGTGATCGAAGAAGAAACCAACTTCATCACCCGCATTCGCAAACGCTATCAATCCCTACAACAAGGGATCCAAGAAAAAATTAGCCAATGGTTTCCAGATGAGCCCTCTGGTCCCAATATTTTCGACGTTATTGGCAAGACGTTGAACGTGATGGAGCAAATCGTTACCCGCAGTGTTTTAGCCGAACATCCGCCGGATTTGCCCTTACAACCCAAGCTGAGCCAGTATGGGATCTTCGATTTTCATCAAGCAGATCCGATTATTCAGGAGGGCTATCGACAAATGCGGCGGGCCATTCCAGAATTGCGACAAAAGTTGGAGCAGTGA
- a CDS encoding histidine phosphatase family protein, which translates to MSLRLYLLRHGETPYSRSGSFCGALDPDLTPEGKQMAEAFAAAYAGIPWQALYVSPMRRALATLSPLAEKVGLEMQIREGLREIHYGEWEGKTHAEAQEAYPEAYWRWMTEPAWNAPPGGETAVQIANRAMPVVAEIQEKWTGGHVLIVSHKATIRVILCSLLGIDLGRYRDRIEVLAASVSVVKFDRYGPLLEILGERSYLPSDLRERAGT; encoded by the coding sequence ATGAGCCTGAGACTTTACCTCCTCAGACACGGCGAAACTCCCTACAGCCGTTCCGGCAGCTTTTGCGGCGCTCTCGATCCCGACCTCACCCCCGAAGGCAAACAAATGGCAGAAGCCTTTGCCGCAGCCTATGCTGGGATCCCTTGGCAAGCTCTCTACGTCAGCCCAATGCGGCGCGCCTTGGCTACCCTAAGCCCCCTGGCCGAGAAAGTTGGCTTGGAGATGCAGATTCGAGAGGGCCTAAGAGAAATTCACTACGGCGAGTGGGAGGGCAAAACCCACGCTGAGGCGCAAGAAGCCTACCCAGAAGCCTATTGGCGCTGGATGACCGAGCCGGCCTGGAACGCCCCTCCGGGGGGCGAAACCGCCGTGCAAATTGCCAATCGGGCCATGCCGGTTGTGGCCGAGATCCAGGAAAAATGGACAGGCGGCCACGTCTTGATCGTCTCCCACAAGGCCACCATTCGGGTTATTCTCTGCAGCCTGCTGGGCATCGACCTGGGTCGCTACCGGGATCGCATTGAGGTTTTGGCCGCCTCGGTCAGCGTGGTCAAGTTCGACCGCTATGGCCCCCTTCTGGAAATCTTAGGGGAACGCAGTTATCTGCCTTCCGATCTGCGAGAAAGGGCAGGTACCTAA
- a CDS encoding NAD(+) kinase: MDLGLVVIAYKEGDRESKAACQRCAEQLRRRGVTVLTAPTGLHHNPYPVFLEATSDPIDLAVVLGGDGSVLAAARYLAPHGIPILPIKAGGRLGFLAQSERVLQQDPWDRIQAGDFFLQARMMLQAQIWEQPQLGQGDPLAARGEGKSQGRPVSEVYYALNEICLKPINRERLPAAIMEIEVNGEILDQYHGDGVLVATPTGSTSYTLAANGPILEPTLDAIIITPICPLSLSSRPIVISGTARVDIWPLADPEGLTRLWTDGVLAQSVNPGQWVHIQQAPTPAKLMILEKELSYFRTLREKLQWAGSRIYIPTTNHRPEGG; the protein is encoded by the coding sequence ATGGACTTGGGCTTGGTGGTGATTGCCTACAAAGAGGGGGATCGGGAGAGCAAAGCCGCCTGCCAGAGGTGTGCGGAGCAGTTGCGCCGGCGCGGTGTTACGGTGTTAACGGCTCCCACCGGCTTGCACCACAACCCCTACCCAGTCTTTTTGGAGGCCACCTCGGATCCCATCGATCTGGCGGTGGTGCTGGGGGGAGATGGCTCGGTGTTGGCGGCGGCACGATACCTGGCTCCCCATGGGATCCCGATTTTGCCGATCAAAGCGGGGGGTAGGCTGGGGTTTTTGGCCCAGTCGGAGCGGGTGCTGCAACAGGATCCCTGGGATCGCATTCAGGCAGGGGATTTTTTCTTGCAAGCCCGCATGATGTTGCAAGCCCAGATTTGGGAACAGCCGCAGTTGGGGCAAGGGGATCCCTTGGCCGCCCGTGGAGAGGGAAAGTCGCAAGGCCGTCCGGTTAGCGAAGTCTACTATGCCCTCAATGAGATCTGCCTGAAGCCGATCAACCGAGAACGGCTGCCCGCCGCGATCATGGAGATCGAGGTCAACGGAGAGATTTTGGATCAGTACCACGGGGATGGCGTGCTGGTGGCCACACCGACGGGATCCACCTCTTACACTCTGGCAGCCAATGGCCCCATCCTCGAGCCCACCCTCGACGCCATCATCATCACCCCTATTTGTCCCCTGAGTTTGTCTAGCCGTCCTATTGTCATCAGCGGCACAGCCAGGGTGGACATTTGGCCTCTTGCCGATCCCGAAGGGTTGACCCGCCTGTGGACAGATGGCGTGTTGGCCCAGTCGGTGAATCCCGGCCAGTGGGTTCACATTCAGCAAGCGCCTACACCGGCCAAGCTGATGATCCTGGAAAAAGAGCTCTCCTACTTTCGCACTCTGCGGGAAAAACTGCAGTGGGCGGGCAGCCGCATTTACATCCCCACCACCAACCACCGCCCCGAAGGGGGATAA
- a CDS encoding serine/threonine protein kinase: MTADLTNRILGNRYQLIQEIGSGGMGSVFRALDLHNNGQEVAVKILYAPMLLSRGDFQTDLRRRFAEEIRVSTLLGQHPRIVKVLDHGQEGEQAYLVMEYLKGQDLGKLIREKGALPVRQAVRLALQACEGLHFAHTFQAKVEGREIRGVIHRDIKPSNLFIEQVFQNGKLIPQLKILDFGVAKTLADHTLSLGTQKGGGFIGTARYASPEQMRGKALDARSDIYSFGVVLYEMLTGSMPFQLETDSLHSWIHAHCYESPIEINPKAAPQPIPPPLAAVVMDCLKKNPDERPQTMRELGERLLQAYDLTATTQLSSGQASTVILPTGSAKAQRDAPPSSDPKPPIQTTRNTGSASGAFEDIRDEDLDLIEDEPVSPPSPGAGIPYYITEREPSSAEASPETPDPSPQSEDETPKTPSTVIPASNALPTVQDPPVARPATPPRTNTPRTRPLPQAAPQTVLQPSGSSLKWVLAGGSLGVMALLAAFLLWPRPAVRDTQEQPDRTPTPEPKVEPIRIEPIPVKPILGIPTPGSTPTPTPEATPTPTPEVTPAPTPTPTPAPTPTPVPTPTPTPTPTPTPAPTPTPTPTPTPTPAPTPTPTPTLTPIPRFTPLVPRTPTPTPTPSPTPTATPAPATPTPAAELALSGEWLYEGGSFIWQGSLCKVNVAAGVQETVSIRQEGNQISVSSPSFSERSGQLIGSQLSVSGRIGGSGTPTVAWSGTVSPDGRVIRGRATCGSADFAIKLTRQS, translated from the coding sequence ATGACCGCAGATCTCACCAACCGCATTTTGGGCAACCGCTACCAGCTGATTCAAGAAATTGGTAGCGGTGGTATGGGATCCGTCTTCCGCGCCTTAGACTTACACAACAACGGCCAAGAGGTAGCCGTCAAGATCCTCTATGCCCCCATGCTGCTGAGCCGGGGCGACTTCCAGACAGACTTGCGCCGTCGCTTTGCCGAAGAGATCCGCGTTAGCACCCTTCTGGGGCAGCATCCTCGCATCGTCAAGGTTTTGGATCACGGCCAAGAGGGGGAGCAGGCCTACTTGGTGATGGAGTACCTCAAGGGGCAGGATCTGGGCAAGCTGATCCGAGAAAAAGGGGCTTTGCCGGTTCGACAAGCCGTTCGACTAGCCTTGCAGGCCTGTGAGGGGCTGCACTTTGCCCACACGTTTCAGGCCAAGGTAGAGGGTCGCGAGATTCGAGGCGTTATCCATCGCGACATCAAACCCAGCAACCTCTTCATCGAGCAAGTTTTTCAAAATGGCAAGCTTATCCCCCAACTGAAAATCCTCGACTTTGGCGTGGCCAAAACCCTGGCGGATCACACCCTCAGCCTGGGCACCCAAAAAGGGGGAGGATTTATCGGCACAGCTCGCTACGCCTCTCCCGAACAGATGCGGGGCAAAGCCTTGGATGCCCGCTCGGATATCTACTCCTTTGGGGTAGTGCTCTACGAGATGCTGACGGGATCCATGCCCTTTCAATTGGAAACTGACTCTTTGCACAGTTGGATCCACGCCCATTGCTACGAAAGCCCAATCGAGATCAACCCGAAGGCAGCCCCCCAGCCGATCCCACCCCCTTTAGCAGCGGTGGTGATGGATTGCCTGAAAAAAAACCCAGACGAACGACCGCAAACGATGCGGGAGCTGGGGGAACGACTGCTGCAAGCCTATGACCTGACGGCAACCACCCAACTCTCTAGTGGCCAAGCCAGCACTGTGATCCTGCCCACCGGCAGCGCTAAGGCTCAACGGGATGCTCCACCCTCTTCTGACCCCAAGCCACCAATCCAAACCACCCGCAATACAGGATCAGCTTCTGGAGCCTTTGAAGATATCCGCGATGAGGATCTGGATCTCATCGAAGATGAGCCGGTCTCTCCCCCCTCCCCAGGTGCAGGGATCCCCTATTACATCACCGAGCGGGAACCCTCCTCAGCAGAAGCTTCGCCGGAAACACCGGATCCCTCTCCCCAAAGTGAGGATGAAACTCCCAAAACGCCCTCCACAGTGATCCCAGCCAGCAACGCTCTCCCGACCGTTCAGGATCCCCCCGTCGCTCGCCCTGCTACACCACCACGAACTAATACTCCCCGCACCCGCCCTCTGCCACAAGCTGCCCCCCAAACGGTTCTACAGCCTTCCGGCAGCAGTCTGAAGTGGGTCTTGGCCGGGGGATCCCTGGGCGTTATGGCTTTGCTGGCCGCCTTTTTGCTGTGGCCACGTCCAGCGGTTCGCGATACCCAGGAACAGCCGGATCGCACCCCAACTCCCGAACCCAAGGTAGAGCCCATACGCATAGAGCCTATACCCGTAAAACCAATCCTAGGGATCCCAACTCCCGGTTCTACGCCTACCCCTACGCCCGAAGCAACCCCCACGCCTACCCCTGAGGTAACTCCAGCGCCGACACCCACCCCGACTCCAGCACCAACACCCACTCCGGTGCCGACGCCCACCCCGACGCCGACGCCCACCCCGACTCCAGCGCCAACACCCACTCCGACACCGACACCCACCCCGACTCCAGCACCAACACCCACTCCGACACCGACGCTTACCCCTATCCCTCGATTCACCCCGCTTGTCCCTCGTACTCCTACCCCCACCCCGACTCCATCCCCCACTCCCACTGCCACACCTGCCCCAGCAACGCCAACACCTGCGGCAGAGCTGGCCCTCAGCGGCGAGTGGCTTTACGAGGGAGGATCTTTTATCTGGCAGGGATCCCTGTGCAAGGTCAATGTTGCGGCTGGCGTCCAGGAAACCGTCTCCATTCGTCAGGAGGGCAACCAGATCAGCGTTTCCTCCCCCAGCTTTTCTGAGCGCAGCGGCCAGCTTATCGGCAGCCAACTTTCTGTTAGCGGCAGGATAGGGGGTAGCGGTACCCCAACCGTTGCTTGGAGTGGCACGGTCAGCCCTGACGGGCGCGTGATTCGCGGCAGAGCCACCTGTGGCAGCGCTGACTTTGCCATCAAGCTCACCCGCCAGAGCTAG